The Brassica oleracea var. oleracea cultivar TO1000 chromosome C6, BOL, whole genome shotgun sequence genomic interval CATTTTTAGCTGGAATCATTTGCTGCTAAAGTTGACAATTGTTTTTTGTGTTGTGAAGATTTACAGGGAATCAACAGGCACCACTTCTGTAAATGACAAAGGCTATGGTGATCCTGTGCAAAAGGCTGAAGCAATGGCGTTTCGCCGTGCCTGTGCCAGACTTGGATTGGGGCTTCATCTCTATCACGAGGATGCTTTGTGAAATCATGCTTTTTTTTAACCATGTGAACAAACTATATTTTGGGTGTTCCCACTGCCTTGGTAGCAATAGTCGTTGAAGGTAAAACTTATGGGAAGGCAAGTTTTGTATCTACTGATGCCCTTTGGATTTGAAATCGGTTTATGCGATGAGCCTCGAAAGACTTATATGTAAAGAAGCTCATGCTGCGTATATTTTTCAAGGTTGCGACTTAAACCAGTTTTATTTAAGTTTGCAGCAATGGCTACTGAGAATTGTACGATTCCAATACACTCAGGCTTAGAAAGAATCAAGACTAAAATGGGTAAACAGTTGCAGAAAGCGTTTTGAAGGATACACGTCATGCTAACGCATAACAGCAGCTTTAGATTTACTTTGAAAGAGTTAACTATCTTACATACTATCTCTTGATAAGCAGCAACATATATTATATCTTTTAGAAAGTCTTGGGAGTACTTGTTGATCTAGAAAATTATAGACAGAATGGATACAAGATCCTTGTTCAGACCTTATGCAGCTTGCAAAATCCTCATATGATATCTTTGTGCATCAAAACATGATATGCTCTGTCTTGAAACTAGCTTTATAGTTTGGGGCTCTGCTCATTTTCATTATCACATGTTATTATACGATAAAAAACATTTTTGTTTCAGCTTTATACACAAGTTCAAGTATCATAACATACAAACTTTAAAAACCTAAAACCAAACACATAAAAAACTAGTGAAGGAGAGTCATCTGTTGGATATTGACAGGATATGCGTCGATAGGTGGTCCATAGAAAGCTCGTCTAGCCAGAACAGAGAGAGCAGTCTGAGTAGGATGAAATGCATCCCAAAACAGATACTGTGACCTGTTAGGACAAGGGTTCTGCATCGGCAAACATGTGATTTGTCCTTGGTTCCTCCCAACCCCACAACAAGCCCTGTCCACTACACTGAATCCTGTACCACACATATATATAAACATCGTTTGATAAGCATAGAAGAAACTCATTTTAGGAGCCATGTAATCTAGACTATACCAAAAGCAGCTGGGTTGTTTAACATGTCACCAAAGGCGCCATATGTGTTGCCGTATACATAGATGGCTCCAGGTAACCTTTGGTTCAGCTGGTCGACAATTGATTTTATCCCTTGGTTAAATGTTCCTAGTATCTCGTTCACTGCGTCAACGCATCTCCCGGGTGGTCCAACGCTTGTGGCTCTTTGGTTTGGTATACAGCCTAGTGGCGCTACTCCAGTTATGTATATTTTCCTTAGACCTAGGCTGTATAGAGTCTGCACACATGGATTCAAAATGGTTATTAGAAGATTCATTGAAGGATAATAATACTATTATAAAGATTTGATGTTAATATACAAGAAGTTGTCTAGCGTATTGACTGAGAAGTAAGTTAGCGAACTCAGGCGGTCTGTATCTGAGGCTGGAGGAGTAGAGACTAGGCATAAGGTAGTTGTTGATATAGTCATTGCTTCCAAAAACGAGAATCACAAGCGATCTTGCCAAGTAATCCGTTAAGTTTTGGGGACTCATCATTGTTCTTAACTGGCTTAGGGTCGTCCCTAGGTTCAACACTTGCCGGTTCATGGTGAATCTATCTCCCTGCACATTAAAGCCATCACCACCCTCTTGTCAATAAACACTATACACCAATTTAAAAGTGTATGACACAGAGAAAGCTCAGAAGTTACATAGTTTTGGCCTGATTCATCAAGGATGCCAGCAGCTGCAGATGCAAAGTTAACTCCTCCAAGGATTCTGTTGCCTGATGTGGTTGGATCCGCAAAGGGAGGAGGCGATGAGATTCCTAACAACTGAGCTGTTTTACAGAACAGTTTTTTTCAGTAAGACAAAACTGATTGTTTGACAGAGACTTTTGTTAAAAGTGTATAAAGCCTTACCAAGCAAGTCAATGAAGTTCATGCCGTTACTAAACCTGCCAGTAGGACGTAAGTTCAAGTCTATACCATAAGGGAAGTAATTGGCTCTAGCTATGGATGCTACTAGAAAGTTGTTGTTCCCAACATCGACCAGCGAGTCTCCGAGCACAAACATGGCAGGAACTCTAGCTTGTCCGTTCACCAACTCAGGCTGCTGTATTATAACAGACGCCACCACTGCAACTATAATAAACGCATATCCTCTCATCATTTTTTTTTCTCGCTTCTGTTCTTTTGAATTTAGAAATGTGTTTATGGAAAGGTTGTTATATAAAGGTTCTAAGGAAACACATGGAGCATGTGACACATAGGAGTTATCTTCCGGATTCTCTGTTTCAATTTTTGTAACGGCTCTCTTTTTCATTTCGGCTGCTTGCATGTAAACGAGTAAATAAGGTTGCATCATGTTTGAAAATTCATAAGAAGAAGCTAGAATTGCATATGCAAGAGACAAGACCATGACGCGTGTATTCGCCTTCTTCAGATAAAGATCAAGAAAAATAATGAGCATAGGATTATCTTAAAAGAACCAAGGTCAAGAAATGTGAGCAGTCTTTACCTGTTAAAGGGCTGAACTGGCACTTAGGTTATTCATGAGATACAGAGAGGTTTTGATTAAAAACTAATATCTATAGGGCTTTGTACTTATCATATACATCTACCAAACAAGAGAATCATTTTTAACTACATTTGATATTTGTACTTCCTAGGACTGCATTTCTTGAGCAACTCCTGTATCTAATACATGCAACGGACAGTCACTAGAACGGTTGCAATAGAGAGAAAAACCAGTGCTAGTAGTTACCTGACATGAGATTTCGAGTCGTGTAACCAAGTTATATAACAGCACATGCTAGTTACCTGTCAAGACCACTATCAATGGCAAACAAATCACATGATTCTTTCCCCTATTCCTAAATCACTAGATAATAGCGAGAAGAAAGTGTTGCAAAAGAAACACAACTGGCTGAAAATGAAAATACATTTTGACACCAAAAGAAGTATTCAGTGGGAATTTGGTGGACATTTCTACAGCAAAAGAATAGTTCAATGAAATGATAAATGCGCTAAGATAATAGAATCTAAAGGATACTCTGTTTCTCATCCTTTTTCAATAGCACAGTTGATGTGTTTCTGCAGAATGATAAGCTGCCTTGCCATACACTGTTCTTTTAAAGCATTCACACAAGAAATATGAGATGCAGCACCAAAAACAACGGCTGTGCAACCAGTTCTTTATCTGCCTTACGAAAGGAAGTATATTATTGGATTTCAGAGATGCTCACATGTTTTGTTATATATCCTCATGGATAGCCTTTGCCTTTTGCTCCATCTCAAGTTCTCAACCTACAAAGAGATTCTCACCACAATGGAGGTGAACATACACAGAGATCTGGATTGCGTTTTAACAACTTACAACAGCTGGCTGTCTCGAAAGGCCACTCATCACCTTTTGCATCAAATCTTCAATCTCCTCCTGAAGGAGAAGTAAAAAAAAATACTGATACAAAGTACGTACCTGTTGGTGTTAATCTTTTTCTACAATAAGAAACAGTGACCCTTAAAATCAGAATATACATTAAGCTGTGCCACTTTTGAGTGTAGATTACATATCATTACTACTGCTACAAATAACTATAAATATTACAGGGCCAAAGTACGCTTAGTCACTTCCATTTTGGTGAGAAGCCCTCTCATCTCTTCCTCCATTCTCATCTTCATCTCGTAAAACTCTCTCTGCCCTCTCTCCATCGCCACCAACTCCTCCAGCTTCCCCCTCTTCCTCTCCTCTACCTCCTCCACACTCAGCTTCCCCATTCTCCTCTTGTACTCTTCTTCTATCTTCTCCTTCTTCGCTATCGCTATTCGCTTCAGCCCCTCTGCTTCTCTTCTTGCATCATCCGCCCTCCCTTGGAACATCGCTGCCTCTGCTTGCTTCATTCTCACTATGCTCTCTAGTTCTTCAAAACGAGGTTCCGTTGGGATTTCCCTTTTCGAACCCGTCTCCACTCCAAATATTTCGCCTTGTCTCTCTATGTGGAATCCATCAACTATACTTGCTGATCTTTTCGGCTGGTGATGCGGTTTCTCTGAGCACACCGATCTCAGCCATGCCGTGTCCTGACTAGGGCTTCCCCTCTCGTGCCTTGGTTTTGGCTGCTCGTATCTCAACGGCGCACAAGCTTCGCCAGGTGTGGAGGAATCACAGTCTGCCATTACCAAGCAAAGTGATGATGATCAGCAATGACAATTTTTTAAGTAATTAAAAAAAAAACAGATAAAGACAGTTATGCACACCTGAAATGAAACCCAATATCTTATTGCATGCTTCAGGAAGGTCTATCAATTTACTTGTCAAACTTGCTAACATAGCATCAACAGCTTGTCTAAGCTGTTTCCCTCTAAAGTCTTTGCTTGATGAAAATATCTTACTGACATATTCCAGTTCCTTGCAAAACCGCTCAGATTTCCATTCCCTGGCAAAATTCAGAAACACTTCTTTTACAAAGCCAAACATCTCCGAGGGATGGTTACAGGCGACACAGTGGAACTGCATCTCGGTCGTTCCTCGGCCACCAGAAGCGCTGATCCCATTCCGGATGTAAGATTCTCGTATCCCACATTCTGTGTGACACCAGTGAAGACACACATCACACCCAACCCAGCTACAGGTGTTGGATGCCATATCAAAGTTTGAGCACAAAAGACACATGCAAGCACTACAAAACCCATCCTTGCTTGAACAAACCTTGCAATCACATTCATCCACAGGCACCAAAACCCTGCACGAAAGGTTTTTACATCTCATGTTCATGTAGATCTCAGCTAAGTGGGCAGAGGAGATACTGTCGTCCAGCTCAAGGAAATCAGAACGTCCAGTTTTCAGAGAGACCAAGATCTCCAACTGAGCACGATGCGATTTTGTAAGCAGTTCCAATGTAATATCAGTCCTGTTCTGCAGAGCATCTTGCAAAACACCAAGCCGTGCATTCTTATCCTTGTTCATCATCATCTGCCGGATGTATTCCTTCAAGCTAGCTATGTATCGCGTGGTCATCTCTTGAAACCTCTTGGTCATCACATGCATCGAATCGGAGAGAATGTATCTCATTACAATCTCAAAAGATTCATCCCCACCAGCGTTAATGCCACTTATCCCGGAGATGCTGCCACCAAAAAAGTCCATGGCTTTTTTCTTCTCAGCATGGAGCTTAGAACCATTTTCGAGAGAGCCAGCTGATCTAACATCAACAGTTTTCTGGAAACTGAACTGTTTCTCAACCCTATCTACAGCCTTAGAGCTCCCATCGGTCAATCTAAGATGCTCTTCATCAGCTTGACCCGGAATTAAAATACCTTTCATTGACTGAGGAGGAACTGAACCATTTCCATTCTCCATCAGTTTCTGATAGACTGTAGTCTCGTTGTACCTTGGGTCATTATGAGACAGGGCCTGCCAATCTATACCCTGAAATATAGGCCGGCTATGAACTGACTGCTCATTATCTCCAATGTTGTGATTCAACGAACAGCTTGGGTTGTGATTAAACGAACGTGAACCTGAAAAAGACATAGACATGGTGAAGCCTTCGGAATCAGTACGAAACGTGTCTGTCATAGAACGAACACTTCCAGAACGGACTGGTGAACCCATAGGCTGATTAGTATCCTGACCACCAACTGGTAACAGCACATCTGGTAGGCTAAGTGAAAGATCCAGTGGCTCCAACAACTTCTCATCCTTTGACTTATTGACACCTGACTGCTCAGTTTTATTTGTTTTTCTGACGGGAGACCTGGAAAACAGTTCGAATCCTCTGGTACTTGGTCCACCGAAGTTGTCATCTTCATCTCTATCCCTGTCAGTAAGATCCTCAGGCTTTCTTTCAGAAAAGACAGCATTTTCATGTAAATCATCGAACGGGACATCCAAATTTTTGCTATCTGATACAAACGGTGTATTCCCTAGAGCATTTTCCTCAACACGTTTTGGGGATTCAACTTCTGCTGCGTTGGCGTCACCATCACTACAATTCACTCGATTAAGCTCCTCTGCCTGAGACTGTTCAGGAACAACAGCAGGATAAAGACTTTCTTCCAACTTCACTTCATGCTCCTCCTGGTATCCCTCTTCTTTATCATCGACCACATCTGTAACCTCATTGACAACAGCAGTGTTTCTGTCATCGCTAACCTCATGTTCACTAGCCAAAGCTGTAGAGCTATCATTCACATTGTTTTGAGAAGTATGCATGCTCTCTGTCGCATGCTCAGCCACATTATCCCCTTTCTCAACACTTTCCTTACCCATCGTACTCTCAGCCGTTTTCATTTCCCTATCATCATCAAAGTCAGCGTTTTCCTTCATTTCCTGGAAGCTGCTACCAATCCTTTCACTGTTTTGATCACCAGTAGCGCAGGAAGGGTCTTGAGTATCCCTAGATACGGTCTCTGGTTGAGACTGTGGCTCAGGCTCAGGCTCCAGCTCTCCTTCCTCCATCTCGCTACCACTCTTACCCCCATGCACCTCCTCGCTTTTCTTCCCAACACTCTTAGACTGCTCACTCCCAGAGTCTTTAGACCACGTCGGAGAAGCTAAAGACTTAGATCTAGACCTCGAATTCCTCGAATCCACCTTCACTCTCACCTGCTCGTTACTCGAGTCTCTCGACCAAGAAGGAGACTTAACACTCCTCTCCCTCTCCCTCTCCCTCTCCCTCTCGCCATCCCAATGACCTCTCCTATCTCTCCCAAAATCATTCCCAGGACCACCAAACCTCCTCCACGAAGACGACACGCTAGCTTCCCTGTTGGGCCTCTCTCTCTCGGAGCGAAACCCCTTCGGAAACGCCCTCCTCGAAGAAGCGCTCTCAGATCGATGGAGAAGCCTGTCTTCTCTGCCGAATCGCACATCCGGATCTTTAATCCTTCGATTTCTACTACCACCGTCGAAGTCGAGATTAGATCGCCTTCGGGATAAGGACCTCGAGAATCCAGCGGCGGGATCGTCGCCGCGGTCGCGGTCGTATCGAGAAGGGGATAAGGGCCCTCTGCGACCCCAGCGGTGGGAGGAGGCGGAGATAGGGCGGTCGGAGGAGTTGAACGGAGGATCTCCGTCGACGTTGGTGTGATTATCGGTGTATG includes:
- the LOC106300034 gene encoding GDSL esterase/lipase At1g71250-like isoform X1; amino-acid sequence: MLIIFLDLYLKKANTRVMVLSLAYAILASSYEFSNMMQPYLLVYMQAAEMKKRAVTKIETENPEDNSYVSHAPCVSLEPLYNNLSINTFLNSKEQKREKKMMRGYAFIIVAVVASVIIQQPELVNGQARVPAMFVLGDSLVDVGNNNFLVASIARANYFPYGIDLNLRPTGRFSNGMNFIDLLAQLLGISSPPPFADPTTSGNRILGGVNFASAAAGILDESGQNYGDRFTMNRQVLNLGTTLSQLRTMMSPQNLTDYLARSLVILVFGSNDYINNYLMPSLYSSSLRYRPPEFANLLLSQYARQLLTLYSLGLRKIYITGVAPLGCIPNQRATSVGPPGRCVDAVNEILGTFNQGIKSIVDQLNQRLPGAIYVYGNTYGAFGDMLNNPAAFGFSVVDRACCGVGRNQGQITCLPMQNPCPNRSQYLFWDAFHPTQTALSVLARRAFYGPPIDAYPVNIQQMTLLH
- the LOC106300034 gene encoding GDSL esterase/lipase At1g71250-like isoform X3, giving the protein MSVAVVASVIIQQPELVNGQARVPAMFVLGDSLVDVGNNNFLVASIARANYFPYGIDLNLRPTGRFSNGMNFIDLLAQLLGISSPPPFADPTTSGNRILGGVNFASAAAGILDESGQNYGDRFTMNRQVLNLGTTLSQLRTMMSPQNLTDYLARSLVILVFGSNDYINNYLMPSLYSSSLRYRPPEFANLLLSQYARQLLTLYSLGLRKIYITGVAPLGCIPNQRATSVGPPGRCVDAVNEILGTFNQGIKSIVDQLNQRLPGAIYVYGNTYGAFGDMLNNPAAFGFSVVDRACCGVGRNQGQITCLPMQNPCPNRSQYLFWDAFHPTQTALSVLARRAFYGPPIDAYPVNIQQMTLLH
- the LOC106300034 gene encoding GDSL esterase/lipase At1g71250-like isoform X2, with the protein product MVLSLAYAILASSYEFSNMMQPYLLVYMQAAEMKKRAVTKIETENPEDNSYVSHAPCVSLEPLYNNLSINTFLNSKEQKREKKMMRGYAFIIVAVVASVIIQQPELVNGQARVPAMFVLGDSLVDVGNNNFLVASIARANYFPYGIDLNLRPTGRFSNGMNFIDLLAQLLGISSPPPFADPTTSGNRILGGVNFASAAAGILDESGQNYGDRFTMNRQVLNLGTTLSQLRTMMSPQNLTDYLARSLVILVFGSNDYINNYLMPSLYSSSLRYRPPEFANLLLSQYARQLLTLYSLGLRKIYITGVAPLGCIPNQRATSVGPPGRCVDAVNEILGTFNQGIKSIVDQLNQRLPGAIYVYGNTYGAFGDMLNNPAAFGFSVVDRACCGVGRNQGQITCLPMQNPCPNRSQYLFWDAFHPTQTALSVLARRAFYGPPIDAYPVNIQQMTLLH
- the LOC106300033 gene encoding protein OBERON 4; its protein translation is MKRLRSSSDLDSYTDNHTNVDGDPPFNSSDRPISASSHRWGRRGPLSPSRYDRDRGDDPAAGFSRSLSRRRSNLDFDGGSRNRRIKDPDVRFGREDRLLHRSESASSRRAFPKGFRSERERPNREASVSSSWRRFGGPGNDFGRDRRGHWDGERERERERERSVKSPSWSRDSSNEQVRVKVDSRNSRSRSKSLASPTWSKDSGSEQSKSVGKKSEEVHGGKSGSEMEEGELEPEPEPQSQPETVSRDTQDPSCATGDQNSERIGSSFQEMKENADFDDDREMKTAESTMGKESVEKGDNVAEHATESMHTSQNNVNDSSTALASEHEVSDDRNTAVVNEVTDVVDDKEEGYQEEHEVKLEESLYPAVVPEQSQAEELNRVNCSDGDANAAEVESPKRVEENALGNTPFVSDSKNLDVPFDDLHENAVFSERKPEDLTDRDRDEDDNFGGPSTRGFELFSRSPVRKTNKTEQSGVNKSKDEKLLEPLDLSLSLPDVLLPVGGQDTNQPMGSPVRSGSVRSMTDTFRTDSEGFTMSMSFSGSRSFNHNPSCSLNHNIGDNEQSVHSRPIFQGIDWQALSHNDPRYNETTVYQKLMENGNGSVPPQSMKGILIPGQADEEHLRLTDGSSKAVDRVEKQFSFQKTVDVRSAGSLENGSKLHAEKKKAMDFFGGSISGISGINAGGDESFEIVMRYILSDSMHVMTKRFQEMTTRYIASLKEYIRQMMMNKDKNARLGVLQDALQNRTDITLELLTKSHRAQLEILVSLKTGRSDFLELDDSISSAHLAEIYMNMRCKNLSCRVLVPVDECDCKVCSSKDGFCSACMCLLCSNFDMASNTCSWVGCDVCLHWCHTECGIRESYIRNGISASGGRGTTEMQFHCVACNHPSEMFGFVKEVFLNFAREWKSERFCKELEYVSKIFSSSKDFRGKQLRQAVDAMLASLTSKLIDLPEACNKILGFISDCDSSTPGEACAPLRYEQPKPRHERGSPSQDTAWLRSVCSEKPHHQPKRSASIVDGFHIERQGEIFGVETGSKREIPTEPRFEELESIVRMKQAEAAMFQGRADDARREAEGLKRIAIAKKEKIEEEYKRRMGKLSVEEVEERKRGKLEELVAMERGQREFYEMKMRMEEEMRGLLTKMEVTKRTLAL